TGTTCATCAGGCGCATCATCGAGTGACAAAAACTCAGTTTGAAATCAAGACGCGTGTGTTCTCTCTGGCTGTTGGGGAAGTAGGCGTTAATCAGCGTCAGTTCGGGAAACTCGCTGATCAGCACACGCCCCTCGCGATCGGCCAGGCGATTTCCCATGCCCTTTCGCACAGAGAGTGGTTCGCGTCTGCTGAACGTGGCCACTCCGCTATAGCCCTTCTTCTCGGCCGAAAACCAACTTGCGTGGTATCCGAGTGGGTTCAGAAGTTCCTCACTCAGTTGGTGAGGTTGGGCTTTCGTTTCCTGCACGCACACGATGTCCGGCTTCTGGGCTTCGAACCACTCCAGAAATCCTTTGCGCTGTACGGAGCGAATGCCGTTCACATTCCAGGAAAAGAGTTTCACGACCGCAACTTGAACTACGATCCGCCAATCTGCAAGTGGATTGGGTAATCTCCGGCTATGAAGGAAGCCAAGTTCTACGAGGGGGGCTGTCACTGTCGTGCCGTTCGCTTTCGCGTTCGAGTCGACGAACCCACGGTCAACGAGTGCAATTGCTCGATCTGTTCGAAGAAGGGCTTCCTGGGTCTGATCGTGTCGGCGGACGCGTTCGAGCTACTCGAAGGCGACGATGCCCTGGAGACCTATCGTTTCAACACCGGAAGCGCCCAGCACCGCTTCTGTCGAAGTTGCGGTATCCACCCATTTTCGCGTCCGCGTTCCCACCCCGAAGGCTATGACATCAATATTCGCTGCCTGGACGGAGACGTCCTCGAGGAGTTTGCATGCCGCCCCTTCGACGGGCAGAACTGGGAACGCAGCGTCGAGAAGATCCGTTGAGATCGATCAGGGATTCCCCTCATTCATCGAGCGCAAGGCGCCGACGCTCGACGCAGTCGAGACGCAGTAGGGTACC
This genomic stretch from bacterium harbors:
- the xth gene encoding exodeoxyribonuclease III — translated: MKLFSWNVNGIRSVQRKGFLEWFEAQKPDIVCVQETKAQPHQLSEELLNPLGYHASWFSAEKKGYSGVATFSRREPLSVRKGMGNRLADREGRVLISEFPELTLINAYFPNSQREHTRLDFKLSFCHSMMRLMNKMRREGRHVALCGDFNIAHREIDLTNSKQNRNSAGFLPQERAWMDRLLKNGYVDSFRHFCDEPGHYTWWSQRLGVRERNIGWRLDYFATNPELVDRYRAARIQPQVKGSDHCPVVLELKP
- a CDS encoding GFA family protein, with the protein product MKEAKFYEGGCHCRAVRFRVRVDEPTVNECNCSICSKKGFLGLIVSADAFELLEGDDALETYRFNTGSAQHRFCRSCGIHPFSRPRSHPEGYDINIRCLDGDVLEEFACRPFDGQNWERSVEKIR